The DNA segment TCCGGAGCTGTAGAACCACTGGCAGCTATTCTAGGTGTATTAGCTGTTACAGTCATGGAACCGTTACTTCCATATGCACTAAGCTTTGCTGCTGGAGCTATGATTTTTGTTGTTGCAGAGGAAGTTATACCTGGTTCCCAAGAAAATGGCAATAAAGATTTAGCATCAATGTGGTTGATGATTGGTTTTACAATCATGATGATTTTAGATGTAGCTCTTGGGTAGAAAATGTAAAATCTGTTTACTTAGTTGACCAATTAAAATAGAAAAGGGACTCAACAAGTTAATGTTGAGTCCCTTTTTTTTATACGATATTTAGTTTTTATAAATAATTTTAGTGTCTATCTTTGTGGTTTGAAGTTAATAAAGGGAAGAATTTTAAGGAATACAATGCACATAAACCAACGATGATATAAACAATTTTAGATAACAATGATGTTTGTCCGCCAAAAATTGTAGCAACGAGATCAAATTCAAATAGTCCAACCAATAGCCAGTTTAAACCGCCAACAATTAGTAGTGCTAACGCAATACTATCCAATGCTTTCATCTAGATAACCTCCTTTATTTGATAAAGTAACTATACTTGGTTTAGAATTAATTGTCGATTAATGTGACTTGAAAAA comes from the Carnobacterium sp. 17-4 genome and includes:
- a CDS encoding DUF378 domain-containing protein, with product MKALDSIALALLIVGGLNWLLVGLFEFDLVATIFGGQTSLLSKIVYIIVGLCALYSLKFFPLLTSNHKDRH